The Perca flavescens isolate YP-PL-M2 chromosome 23, PFLA_1.0, whole genome shotgun sequence genome has a window encoding:
- the LOC114550118 gene encoding nuclear fragile X mental retardation-interacting protein 2 isoform X1 has product MGAPERNRTRMTAKLSTEEPKKMKIHGSEAKAESEVSGLGEDEESQNMNKESKIHMIRNKALKRCNSGEGPQRSVKKGEKAKDVKDGTTDQQEDCSHIQGTWEASNTVCESDTLCDPAVLVAATNSEPHIRNRRLSPGSGNCGGGGGGGCISGSDQQPRQLSPEGDLIVPGHAHTFSYRRDRDRKGHQHKGRSLRRESQKAVSRASERPQKVHQKERWVEDSLSLLKPPPAFPVQDSPAKLQPAVSYASKVKAGAASGGLEEERPAIGVLLQNQWGLSFISEARPTTEGPGPRPAANALPPQPTDAQQAAELQFESVLTVQPPGETPVPVARPEGDESNGKLLLSCRHLVEALNYHSREWNAICNKQKKVPKKVVWYKEAQEHPA; this is encoded by the exons ATGGGAGCTCCAGAAAGAAACAGGACCAGAATGACGGCCAAACTGTCCACAGAGGAACCAAAGAAAATGAAGATTCATGGAAGTGAAGCGAAGGCAGAGAGTGAAGTGTCTGGGCTAGGGGAGGATGAAGAAagtcaaaatatgaacaagGAAAGCAAAATACATATGATTAGAAACAAAGCTCTGAAAAGGTGTAACAGTGGAGAGGGGCCACAACGATCTgtgaaaaagggagagaaagccAAAGATGTTAAAGATGGTACCACTGATCAACAGGAGGACTGCTCACATATCCAAG GTACATGGGAAGCCAGCAACACCGTGTGTGAGTCCGATACCCTGTGTGATCCAGCCGTCCTCGTTGCAGCCACCAACTCAGAGCCCCACATTCGCAACCGTCGCTTGTCTCCTGGCTCAGGCAACTgcggagggggtgggggtggaggcTGCATCTCTGGCAGTGACCAACAGCCCCGGCAGCTTTCACCTGAAGGCGACCTGATCGTCCCCGGCCACGCACACACCTTCAGCTACCGCAGGGACAGAGACCGCAAGGGCCACCAGCACAAAGGCCGCAGCCTTCGCAGGGAAAGTCAGAAGGCAGTCAGCCGAGCAAGCGAGCGGCCCCAAAAGGTTCACCAAAAGGAGAGGTGGGTGGAGGACAGTCTGTCGCTGCTCAAGCCCCCGCCTGCCTTCCCAGTGCAGGACAGCCCCGCCAAGCTGCAGCCGGCCGTCAGCTACGCCTCCAAAGTGAAGGCGGGAGCAGCAAGCGGAGGGCTGGAGGAGGAGCGCCCTGCCATCGGCGTGCTGCTACAGAACCAGTGGGGTCTCAGCTTCATCAGCGAGGCGAGGCCCACCACAGAGGGCCCTGGCCCTCGCCCCGCTGCCAACGCCCTCCCTCCTCAGCCTACAGATGCTCAGCAGGCAGCAGAGCTACAGTTTGAGTCAGTTCTCACAGTCCAGCCTCCGGGGGAAACGCCTGTCCCAGTCGCACGCCCAGAGGGGGACGAGAGCAACGGGAAGCTGCTGCTTAGTTGTCGCCATCTAGTGGAGGCTTTGAACTATCACAGTAGAG AGTGGAATGCCATCTgtaacaaacagaaaaa AGTTCCAAAAAAGGTTGTCTGGTACAAGGAGGCCCAGGAGCACCCAGCCTAG
- the LOC114550118 gene encoding nuclear fragile X mental retardation-interacting protein 2 isoform X2, which produces MHIKTGTWEASNTVCESDTLCDPAVLVAATNSEPHIRNRRLSPGSGNCGGGGGGGCISGSDQQPRQLSPEGDLIVPGHAHTFSYRRDRDRKGHQHKGRSLRRESQKAVSRASERPQKVHQKERWVEDSLSLLKPPPAFPVQDSPAKLQPAVSYASKVKAGAASGGLEEERPAIGVLLQNQWGLSFISEARPTTEGPGPRPAANALPPQPTDAQQAAELQFESVLTVQPPGETPVPVARPEGDESNGKLLLSCRHLVEALNYHSREWNAICNKQKKVPKKVVWYKEAQEHPA; this is translated from the exons ATGCATATCAAAACAG GTACATGGGAAGCCAGCAACACCGTGTGTGAGTCCGATACCCTGTGTGATCCAGCCGTCCTCGTTGCAGCCACCAACTCAGAGCCCCACATTCGCAACCGTCGCTTGTCTCCTGGCTCAGGCAACTgcggagggggtgggggtggaggcTGCATCTCTGGCAGTGACCAACAGCCCCGGCAGCTTTCACCTGAAGGCGACCTGATCGTCCCCGGCCACGCACACACCTTCAGCTACCGCAGGGACAGAGACCGCAAGGGCCACCAGCACAAAGGCCGCAGCCTTCGCAGGGAAAGTCAGAAGGCAGTCAGCCGAGCAAGCGAGCGGCCCCAAAAGGTTCACCAAAAGGAGAGGTGGGTGGAGGACAGTCTGTCGCTGCTCAAGCCCCCGCCTGCCTTCCCAGTGCAGGACAGCCCCGCCAAGCTGCAGCCGGCCGTCAGCTACGCCTCCAAAGTGAAGGCGGGAGCAGCAAGCGGAGGGCTGGAGGAGGAGCGCCCTGCCATCGGCGTGCTGCTACAGAACCAGTGGGGTCTCAGCTTCATCAGCGAGGCGAGGCCCACCACAGAGGGCCCTGGCCCTCGCCCCGCTGCCAACGCCCTCCCTCCTCAGCCTACAGATGCTCAGCAGGCAGCAGAGCTACAGTTTGAGTCAGTTCTCACAGTCCAGCCTCCGGGGGAAACGCCTGTCCCAGTCGCACGCCCAGAGGGGGACGAGAGCAACGGGAAGCTGCTGCTTAGTTGTCGCCATCTAGTGGAGGCTTTGAACTATCACAGTAGAG AGTGGAATGCCATCTgtaacaaacagaaaaa AGTTCCAAAAAAGGTTGTCTGGTACAAGGAGGCCCAGGAGCACCCAGCCTAG
- the LOC114550117 gene encoding zinc finger protein 2 homolog isoform X2: METTGSSYQVENTDIFLPLSSLRLLIPPLRLLSAAMWQVAQRREVLDYENLDEFVTLVTATVPELLNPKQRGTLLLRLRAKIILELCRNEETANILCIQPHLERIRPPGYTGSGDAEVDAEEAIFVELIQTLLKDPAEREHFYQEVFPTEYGPSYDTDMQLLVWEFLSKLEKLLPVPDLSQDCLKELTNPDDLRSLLQHHKCLEHLGTQGTTLEISTQVFACSECPFFHMQESYLLQHIEHSHPEQYGKLQRSAETADIPKKKAQRPEFPKPFPIHDRPDPHMCQECGKTFTRASDVTRHQRTHTGERPYTCEECKKGFKNSWDLTRHQRIHTGERPFLCSQCGKRFTQMGLLKLHFERTACGQMCNPPLELTTEVIVAEEASQNADGQYKCQKCDESFGSILERLKHRQRHVVRRQYKCSLCEKIYSRASDLKRHQMKHTGERPFACECGKSFTHVWLLNKHQQIHTRERPYPCTECGKSFTQLQILNRHLLTHNGQRPFQCSYCEKSFAQLASLTRHERIHTGERPYLCTTCQKTFLTHGELVRHQRSHSNFRPFSCPRCPKSFKTKRAQSEHLNTHTGERPFVCTRCGKRFAKSTSLVRHNLTHTGERPHQCSLCGKTFLTSGELLLHKRIHTGERPYPCSYCERRFRCSSDLNMHIRTHTGEKPHSCLLCKKSFSTSTRLKRHVRTHMEKGIVVESLSL, encoded by the exons ATGGAAACGACAGGCAGTTCCTATCAAGTGGAAAACACAG ATATATTCTTGCCGTTGTCATCATTGAGGCTGCTGATACCTCCTCTGCGGCTCCTTTCTGCAGCGATGTGGCAAGTGGCTCAGCGGAGAGAGGTTCTCGATTATGAAAATCTCGACGAGTTTGTGACGCTGGTCACGGCTACAGTGCCAGAGCTGCTCAACCCAAAGCAAAGAGGCACGCTGCTTCTGCGACTGAGAGCCAAA ATTATTCTTGAGTTGTGCAGAAATGAGGAAACGGCCAACATTTTGTGCATACAGCCTCACCTAGAACGAATCCGCCCTCCTGGATACACAGGC AGTGGGGATGCAGAAGTGGATGCAGAGGAGGCCATTTTTGTGGAGCTCATCCAAACACTACTGAAAGACCCAGCAGAGAGGGAGCATTTTTACCAG GAGGTTTTTCCAACAGAGTATGGTCCCAGCTACGACACAGACATGCAGCTGCTCGTGTGGGAGTTTCTGTCTAAACTGGAGAAACTCCTGCCAGTACCAGACCTCAGTCAG GACTGCCTGAAAGAGCTCACCAATCCCGACGACCTGAGGTCTCTCCTGCAGCACCACAAATGTCTCGAGCACCTTGGAACACAAG GTACCACTTTGGAGATATCCACCCAGGTCTTTGCCTGCTCAGAGTGTCCGTTCTTCCACATGCAGGAGTCCTACCTGCTGCAGCACATTGAGCACAGTCACCCTGAGCAGTACGGCAAACTCCAGAGGTCTGCAGAGACTGCGGATATCCCCAAGAAGAAGGCCCAGCGTCCTGAGTTCCCCAAGCCTTTCCCCATCCACGACAGGCCTGACCCTCACATGTGCCAGGAGTGCGGCAAAACTTTCACGCGCGCCTCAGACGTGACgcgtcaccaacggacacaCACAGGCGAGCGCCCGTACACTTGCGAGGAGTGTAAGAAGGGCTTCAAGAACTCTTGGGATCTGACTAGACATCAGCGCATTCACACAGGGGAACGGCCCTTCCTCTGCTCCCAGTGCGGCAAGCGCTTCACACAGATGGGCTTGCTCAAGCTGCATTTCGAGCGAACGGCCTGCGGACAGATGTGCAACCCTCCCCTCGAGCTCACGACAGAGGTCATCGTAGCAGAGGAGGCATCACAGAATGCGGACGGTCAGTACAAATGCCAGAAATGTGACGAGAGCTTCGGTAGCATCCTGGAGCGGCTGAAGCACAGGCAGAGGCACGTGGTCAGGCGACAGTACAAATGCTCCCTGTGCGAGAAGATATACAGCCGAGCGTCGGACCTCAAGAGGCACCAGATGAAACACACCGGCGAGCGGCCGTTTGCCTGCGAGTGTGGGAAAAGCTTCACGCACGTGTGGCTGCTGAACAAGCACCAGCAGATCCACACCAGGGAGCGTCCGTACCCCTGCACCGAGTGCGGAAAGAGCTTCACACAGCTCCAGATCCTCAACAGGCACCTGCTGACTCACAACGGCCAGCGGCCTTTCCAGTGCTCCTACTGCGAGAAGAGCTTCGCCCAGCTGGCCAGCCTCACGCGCCACGAAAGAATCCACACGGGCGAGAGGCCGTACCTCTGCACCACCTGCCAGAAGACGTTCCTCACCCACGGAGAGCTGGTGAGGCATCAGCGCAGCCACAGTAACTTCAGGCCGTTCAGCTGCCCACGTTGCCCGAAGAGCTTCAAAACCAAGCGAGCTCAGAGCGAACACctcaatacacacacaggagagcGGCCGTTTGTGTGCACCCGTTGCGGGAAGAGGTTCGCCAAGTCGACCTCGCTCGTCCGACACAACCTGACTCACACGGGGGAGCGGCCCCACCAGTGCTCCCTGTGCGGCAAGACCTTCCTCACTTCTGGCGAGCTCCTGCTCCACAAGCggatccacacaggagagaggcCCTACCCCTGCTCCTACTGCGAGAGGAGGTTCAGGTGCTCCTCGGACCTCAACATGCACATTCGGACACACACCGGAGAGAAGCcacacagctgtctgctctgtaAGAAGAGTTTCTCTACTTCTACGAGGCTGAAGAgacacgtacgcacacacatgGAGAAGGGTATAGTTGTGGAATCATTGAGTCTTTGA
- the LOC114550117 gene encoding zinc finger protein 2 homolog isoform X1: METTGSSYQVENTDIFLPLSSLRLLIPPLRLLSAAMWQVAQRREVLDYENLDEFVTLVTATVPELLNPKQRGTLLLRLRAKIILELCRNEETANILCIQPHLERIRPPGYTGSGDAEVDAEEAIFVELIQTLLKDPAEREHFYQEVFPTEYGPSYDTDMQLLVWEFLSKLEKLLPVPDLSQTVSWLTSAPSVLKDCLKELTNPDDLRSLLQHHKCLEHLGTQGTTLEISTQVFACSECPFFHMQESYLLQHIEHSHPEQYGKLQRSAETADIPKKKAQRPEFPKPFPIHDRPDPHMCQECGKTFTRASDVTRHQRTHTGERPYTCEECKKGFKNSWDLTRHQRIHTGERPFLCSQCGKRFTQMGLLKLHFERTACGQMCNPPLELTTEVIVAEEASQNADGQYKCQKCDESFGSILERLKHRQRHVVRRQYKCSLCEKIYSRASDLKRHQMKHTGERPFACECGKSFTHVWLLNKHQQIHTRERPYPCTECGKSFTQLQILNRHLLTHNGQRPFQCSYCEKSFAQLASLTRHERIHTGERPYLCTTCQKTFLTHGELVRHQRSHSNFRPFSCPRCPKSFKTKRAQSEHLNTHTGERPFVCTRCGKRFAKSTSLVRHNLTHTGERPHQCSLCGKTFLTSGELLLHKRIHTGERPYPCSYCERRFRCSSDLNMHIRTHTGEKPHSCLLCKKSFSTSTRLKRHVRTHMEKGIVVESLSL, from the exons ATGGAAACGACAGGCAGTTCCTATCAAGTGGAAAACACAG ATATATTCTTGCCGTTGTCATCATTGAGGCTGCTGATACCTCCTCTGCGGCTCCTTTCTGCAGCGATGTGGCAAGTGGCTCAGCGGAGAGAGGTTCTCGATTATGAAAATCTCGACGAGTTTGTGACGCTGGTCACGGCTACAGTGCCAGAGCTGCTCAACCCAAAGCAAAGAGGCACGCTGCTTCTGCGACTGAGAGCCAAA ATTATTCTTGAGTTGTGCAGAAATGAGGAAACGGCCAACATTTTGTGCATACAGCCTCACCTAGAACGAATCCGCCCTCCTGGATACACAGGC AGTGGGGATGCAGAAGTGGATGCAGAGGAGGCCATTTTTGTGGAGCTCATCCAAACACTACTGAAAGACCCAGCAGAGAGGGAGCATTTTTACCAG GAGGTTTTTCCAACAGAGTATGGTCCCAGCTACGACACAGACATGCAGCTGCTCGTGTGGGAGTTTCTGTCTAAACTGGAGAAACTCCTGCCAGTACCAGACCTCAGTCAG ACGGTGTCATGGCTGACCTCTGCCCCCTCTGTTCTGAAGGACTGCCTGAAAGAGCTCACCAATCCCGACGACCTGAGGTCTCTCCTGCAGCACCACAAATGTCTCGAGCACCTTGGAACACAAG GTACCACTTTGGAGATATCCACCCAGGTCTTTGCCTGCTCAGAGTGTCCGTTCTTCCACATGCAGGAGTCCTACCTGCTGCAGCACATTGAGCACAGTCACCCTGAGCAGTACGGCAAACTCCAGAGGTCTGCAGAGACTGCGGATATCCCCAAGAAGAAGGCCCAGCGTCCTGAGTTCCCCAAGCCTTTCCCCATCCACGACAGGCCTGACCCTCACATGTGCCAGGAGTGCGGCAAAACTTTCACGCGCGCCTCAGACGTGACgcgtcaccaacggacacaCACAGGCGAGCGCCCGTACACTTGCGAGGAGTGTAAGAAGGGCTTCAAGAACTCTTGGGATCTGACTAGACATCAGCGCATTCACACAGGGGAACGGCCCTTCCTCTGCTCCCAGTGCGGCAAGCGCTTCACACAGATGGGCTTGCTCAAGCTGCATTTCGAGCGAACGGCCTGCGGACAGATGTGCAACCCTCCCCTCGAGCTCACGACAGAGGTCATCGTAGCAGAGGAGGCATCACAGAATGCGGACGGTCAGTACAAATGCCAGAAATGTGACGAGAGCTTCGGTAGCATCCTGGAGCGGCTGAAGCACAGGCAGAGGCACGTGGTCAGGCGACAGTACAAATGCTCCCTGTGCGAGAAGATATACAGCCGAGCGTCGGACCTCAAGAGGCACCAGATGAAACACACCGGCGAGCGGCCGTTTGCCTGCGAGTGTGGGAAAAGCTTCACGCACGTGTGGCTGCTGAACAAGCACCAGCAGATCCACACCAGGGAGCGTCCGTACCCCTGCACCGAGTGCGGAAAGAGCTTCACACAGCTCCAGATCCTCAACAGGCACCTGCTGACTCACAACGGCCAGCGGCCTTTCCAGTGCTCCTACTGCGAGAAGAGCTTCGCCCAGCTGGCCAGCCTCACGCGCCACGAAAGAATCCACACGGGCGAGAGGCCGTACCTCTGCACCACCTGCCAGAAGACGTTCCTCACCCACGGAGAGCTGGTGAGGCATCAGCGCAGCCACAGTAACTTCAGGCCGTTCAGCTGCCCACGTTGCCCGAAGAGCTTCAAAACCAAGCGAGCTCAGAGCGAACACctcaatacacacacaggagagcGGCCGTTTGTGTGCACCCGTTGCGGGAAGAGGTTCGCCAAGTCGACCTCGCTCGTCCGACACAACCTGACTCACACGGGGGAGCGGCCCCACCAGTGCTCCCTGTGCGGCAAGACCTTCCTCACTTCTGGCGAGCTCCTGCTCCACAAGCggatccacacaggagagaggcCCTACCCCTGCTCCTACTGCGAGAGGAGGTTCAGGTGCTCCTCGGACCTCAACATGCACATTCGGACACACACCGGAGAGAAGCcacacagctgtctgctctgtaAGAAGAGTTTCTCTACTTCTACGAGGCTGAAGAgacacgtacgcacacacatgGAGAAGGGTATAGTTGTGGAATCATTGAGTCTTTGA